A genomic region of Plasmodium falciparum 3D7 genome assembly, chromosome: 11 contains the following coding sequences:
- a CDS encoding peptidase M16, putative, translating into MKHTKITKYLTINFFILLTLVFQKYSSCQNSLNYSKNNYGLNDQELRAMLFGLNYDPSKRNKNNKVNRDVIKNESSLLLRNLINEETLSEKNDKVVNDIKNMNNSTEKKINSISKGNNNIHNINENQNANVELKTDNILDNTSEQDDINEKNNDNGDMVHKNIYNNILSDPYDINSTNAYINKSDITNLNYSSNDVINNDKVNKSYEEKNIVNNTELNKLIESDDHSNKNDINKKTEKNKTFNSSSTSDEKKQTDIKGQNKNDLNNEHIFNNNDINNNVQYKNKVNIISVDKNNTDRDNNNLYETNNGDLKYNNDLIKEGENKRNNKLNNYKFNMNKVNDNKNFNKYTEIYNKESEPEKQNNSNNNLGIPTLIKKEVHIKNHNTFSSNGKILENKDIDKMSDTSKKNDRNFRSNDIKNFKNNDTKNNATLSEDNKNRYNITTNKNNEKKEYNMKKSNENEYAFNTEKTNVNNDALKEERNNYKYLNNQTDVNINNLQERDINLYNKNESDKKLEQSFREEDIKNAYLPENKNFQKTLTNNEKNEDNKIPHIDPSNNELDKKGNYNKYEIGKIKKNNEENKQNVTVEENINPEKIRKDHEQNIQYSKNDPITDIQNSTNAVLKKIKPTEFENYTKEELQNVSSSEVRDDNLNEINRKGETNMFSEKSTLKKGENDWNEYEYFKLKSNELKVLGIINKYSPKGGFSISVNCGGYDDFREIPGISNLLRHAIFYKSEKRITTLLSELGKYSSENNSRIGESFTTYYAIGKSENIYNILTLFSQNLFYPLFDEDFIENEVREINNKYISMENNSLNCLKIISQFITDLKYSKFFFHGNYITLCNNVLKNGLNIKKLLYNFHKKCYQPKNMALTILLGKKGNSHDNYNMNDIENFVIDIFEKIKNYDYVNESNNKRQKEKHIVNFKDDTFNIEKKSNYKDSRLVHNVTQNNSKDKEEKIKFIEHINEFNNYVLDLNQKGRYIEVLKKEGWRDQIYLYWSSKISIDLYKKIEEYGSITFIHDILLDLRKNGLYDKICVENQYAYDLKIISSCNKYYVNYGILMNLTKKGKKDLRHLMHIINVFIKEISKLFDHDSLNKGINKYILDYYREKALITDVNYNNDNKYIELNDLINYSNILLDHSDDSSLILSINNLIEDKNKNDFRNHIKITSLLGSLMKNENTNIINVVDTFSIRNQSKIPYSNVTYVIGENPYMVNEGNIVNDINLILPEIKICPFNSLVNNKILFNEKSFFCVPYNSSENFEYSESEEKFISEENKHIFKSNILYNIPCLIKSSYGYNIYFKRGLTHISKVKTDFIFYFPSEKFTFYESVFTRIHIIILQKKIERFLSDYTTCSVNANIMHDAISYTLSIESNGYFFEEFFNKIQELLSLKEIPSRDEYNEAYDELNIIIQTDTTSGVDKSLKIMYSLFNKYTPTNKEMYDILNAYFFYPSYNAYRTYVNEYFLRNYVVIFIYGNIIISDLKGEENITKNNNNIFDNKKSMNYNEGDATDKNNNSNNNNVESANDSTNYYIYNENNSSNRDTNKYTDNDYNNNNNNNNNNKDGDKYLINEKIYEGEENKKNPTTYLKKQEQFLEKQENNNKEEENKSKSLQISYNGSGIEYLVKLCESFISKVTNKVIKKSESTYYTKKLINDEDIEIDMHDPGQDLSNSITVSYIIDSETLLNNVLINIIVDLISSDFIKFVKIKYNDGYVVEVRTFFTYNGLGGLLFIIQSFDKDVEQLESDICTFVKYITFQLLNIDISDLKKQLQNMKEHYIMNNTIFTFNQEYSSILDELITGHECFDKKYKIVQIFDELINCPNIILNKINYILRKSKKNIFKEYKKTNIVNIQSSNKDGTKGHDYLHLNEKCNYSYRKNMKMSNIQFSDNSELFIKKQRKKKYKYIPSNGTTQSNNIYKKEHLFNFSNFVEIKEKGFFKYIISYFRKNNRKYLNDDNYLDFESCDEEMSKDNFQIFYNFTNDINKIREYFRGKFTNDKEVKENCSINYEEIRKYCYDHNINKDNMIRTKIEI; encoded by the coding sequence atgaaacatACAAAAATAACCAAATATTTgacaattaatttttttatcctACTAACTTTagtttttcaaaaatattcAAGTTGTCAAAATTCGTTGAATTATAGTAAAAATAACTATGGATTAAATGACCAAGAGCTCCGAGCAATGCTATTTGGTCTTAATTATGATCCATCTAaaaggaataaaaataataaagtaaatagagatgttataaaaaatgaatcatcattattattacgtAATCTTATCAATGAAGAAACTCTAAGtgaaaaaaatgacaaaGTTGTaaatgatattaaaaatatgaataatagcacagagaaaaaaataaatagtatatcaaaaggaaataataatatacataatataaatgaaaatcaaAATGCAAATGTTGAATTAAAAACTGATAATATACTAGATAATACATCAGAACAAGACGATATaaacgaaaaaaataatgacaatGGTGATATggttcataaaaatatttataataatatacttaGTGATCCTTATGATATTAATAGCACCAATGCATACATTAATAAAAGTGACATAactaatttaaattattcttcaaatgatgttataaataatgataaagtCAATAAAtcttatgaagaaaaaaatattgttaataATACAGagttaaataaattaatagaaTCCGACGACCATTCAAATAAAAacgatattaataaaaaaacagaaaaaaataaaaccttTAATTCATCATCTACCTCAGATGAAAAAAAGCAAACAGATATAAAaggacaaaataaaaatgatttaaataatgaacatatttttaataacaatgatattaataataatgtacaatataaaaataaagtaaataTCATATCTGTagacaaaaataatacagatagagataataacaatttatatgaaacaaataacggtgatttaaaatataataatgatttaatTAAGGAAGgggaaaataaaagaaataataaattaaataattataaatttaatatgaataaagtaaatgataataaaaacttTAATAAGTAtacagaaatatataataaggaaTCAGAAccagaaaaacaaaataatagtaaCAATAACTTAGGAATACCTACATTGATAAAGAAAGAGGTGCATATTAAAAATCACAATACATTTTCATCTAATGGAAAGATCTTAGAAAACAAAGACATTGATAAAATGTCTGAtacatcaaaaaaaaatgatagaaATTTTAGATCaaatgatattaaaaattttaagaataatgatacaaaaaataatgcAACATTATCAGAGGATAATAAAAACAGATATAACATTACAACGAATAAaaacaatgaaaaaaaagaatacaatatgaagaaatcaaatgaaaatgaatatGCTTTTAATACagaaaaaacaaatgtaaataatgacGCATTGaaagaagaaagaaataaCTACAAATATTTGAATAATCAAACAGATGTAAATATCAATAATTTACAAGAAAgagatataaatttatacaaCAAAAATGAATCAGATAAAAAATTGGAGCAATCGTTTAGGGAAGAAGACATTAAAAATGCATATTTAcctgaaaataaaaattttcaaaagACATTAACAAATaacgaaaaaaatgaagataataaaataccTCATATTGATCCTTCTAATAATGAATTagataaaaaaggaaattacaataaatatgaaatcggaaaaataaaaaaaaataacgaaGAAAATAAGCAGAATGTTACAGTAGAGGAAAATATAAACCCtgaaaaaataaggaaagATCATGAACAAAATATTCAATATTCCAAAAATGATCCAATAACGGATATTCAAAATTCTACAAATgctgtattaaaaaaaataaaaccaaCAGAATTTGAAAACTATACAAAGGAAGAATTACAAAATGTTTCATCTTCAGAAGTAAGAgatgataatttaaatgaaataaacaGAAAGGGTGAAACAAATATGTTTTCAGAAAAATCGACTTTAAAAAAAGGGGAAAATGATTGGAatgaatatgaatattttaaattgaaAAGTAATGAATTAAAAGTTTTaggaataataaataaatattcacCAAAAGGAGGTTTTTCTATTTCTGTTAATTGTGGAGGATATGATGATTTTCGTGAAATCCCAGGAATTTCTAATCTATTAAGACATGCTATTTTTTACAAATCTGAAAAAAGAATTACAACATTATTAAGTGAATTAGGAAAATATTCATCAGAAAATAATAGTCGCATAGGTGAATCTTTTACAACCTATTATGCTATTGGTAAAtctgaaaatatatataatatactaaCATTATTTTCACAAAACTTATTTTATCCATTGTTTGATGAAGACTTTATAGAAAATGAAGTGagagaaataaataataaatatatttctatggaaaataattctttaaattgtttaaaaattattagtCAATTTATAACAGATTTAAAGtattcaaaatttttttttcatggtaattatattacattgtgtaataatgtattaaaaaatggtCTCAACATAAAAAAACTCTTGTATAATTTCCACAAAAAATGTTATCAACCTAAAAATATGGCACTTACTATATTATTAgggaaaaaaggaaattctcatgataattataacatgAATGATATAGAAAATTTTGTCATAGacatttttgaaaaaattaaaaattacgATTATGTGAAcgaaagtaataataaaagacaaaaagaaaaacatattGTAAACTTCAAAGATGACACAtttaatattgaaaaaaaaagtaattatAAGGATAGCAGATTGGTCCATAATGTTACACAAAATAATTCTAAGGataaggaagaaaaaataaaatttattgaacatataaatgaatttaataattatgtacTTGATTTAAACCAAAAGGGTCGATATATTgaagtattaaaaaaagaggGATGGAGGGATCAGATTTATCTATATTGGAGCTCTAAAATTAGTATTgatttatataagaaaattgAAGAATATGGATCTATAACCTTTATACATGATATACTTTTagatttaagaaaaaatggtttatatgataaaatatgtgTAGAAAATCAATATGCAtatgatttaaaaataataagttcgtgtaataaatattatgtaaattatGGAATATTAATGAATTTGACCAAGAAAGGGAAAAAGGACTTACGTCATTTAATGCATATAATcaatgtatttattaaagAAATTAGTAAATTATTTGATCATGATAGTTTAAATAAgggtataaataaatatattcttgaCTATTATAGAGAAAAGGCATTAATAACTGATGTTAAttacaataatgataataaatatattgaacttaatgatttaataaattactctaatatattattagatcATTCTGATGATTCTTCTTTAATTTTAAGTATTAACAATTTGATTGAAGATAAGAATAAGAATGATTTTAGAAATCACATTAAAATAACAAGTTTATTGGGTTCTctaatgaaaaatgaaaatacaaatataataaatgtagtGGACACATTTAGCATAAGAAATCAAAGTAAGATTCCTTATAGCAATGTAACATATGTTATAGGAGAAAATCCATATATGGTTAATGAAGGTAATATAGTAAACGACATAAATCTGATACTTCCCGAAATAAAGATATGTCCCTTTAATAGTTtggttaataataaaattttgtttAATGAAAAATCGTTTTTCTGTGTTCCATATAATAGTAGTGAGAATTTTGAATATTCAGAAAGTGAGGAAAAGTTTATATCTGAGGAAAATAAGCATATATTCAAGTCAAATATCTTGTATAATATACCTTGTTTAATTAAATCTTCTTAtggttataatatttattttaaaagggGTCTAACACATATATCCAAGGTAAAAACtgatttcattttttattttccctcTGAAAAATTTACATTTTATGAATCTGTTTTTACCcgtatacatattattattttgcaAAAGAAAATAGAGCGTTTTCTTTCTGATTACACTACTTGTTCAGTGAATGCGAATATTATGCATGATGCAATATCATATACATTAAGCATAGAATCAAAtggttatttttttgaagagTTTTTTAACAAGATACAGGAATTGTTATCATTAAAAGAAATTCCTTCTCGTGATGAATATAATGAAGCTTATGATGAactaaatataattatacaaacAGATACAACCTCTGGAGTAGATAAGTctttaaaaattatgtattcgttatttaacaaatataCTCCAACTAATAAAGAAATGTATGATATTTTGaatgcatattttttttatccatCATATAATGCTTATAGAACATAtgtaaatgaatattttctTAGAAATTATGttgtcatttttatatatggaaatattatcatatcaGATTTAAAAggtgaagaaaatattaccaaaaataataataacatttttgaTAATAAGAAAAGTATGAACTATAATGAAGGTGATGCAactgataaaaataataacagcaataataacaatgttGAAAGTGCTAATGATAGCaccaattattatatatataatgaaaataattcttCCAATAGAGATACAAATAAGTACACTGacaatgattataataataataataataataataataataataaggatggtgataaatatttaataaatgaaaaaatttatgaaggagaagaaaataaaaagaatccTACTACTTATTTAAAGAAACAGGAACAGTTTTTGgaaaaacaagaaaataataataaggaagaagaaaataaatcaaaatcACTTCAAATATCTTATAATGGATCAGGAATTGAATATTTAGTAAAATTATGCGAATCTTTTATAAGCAAAGTAACAAATAaggttataaaaaaaagtgaatCTACATATTATACAAAGAAATTAATTAATGATGAAGATATTGAAATAGATATGCATGACCCTGGACAAGATTTAAGTAATTCAATAACagtatcatatataatagattCAGAAACTTTGTTGAataatgttttaataaaCATTATAGTTGATTTAATTTCATctgattttattaaatttgttaaaataaaatataatgatggtTATGTTGTTGAGGTAAGAactttttttacatataatggATTAGGTGGattactttttataattcaGAGTTTTGATAAAGATGTAGAACAGCTTGAATCagatatatgtacatttgttaaatatattacatttcaattattaaatattgatatatcAGATTTGAAGAAGCAGTTGCAAAATATGAAAGaacattatataatgaataatacTATATTCACATTTAATCAAGAATATTCATCTATATTAGATGAATTAATTACAGGACATGAATGTTTtgacaaaaaatataaaattgtaCAAATATTTGATGAATTAATTAATTGTCCTAACATTATTCTAAATaagataaattatattttaaggaaatcaaaaaaaaatatatttaaagaatataaaaaaacaaacataGTTAATATACAAAGTAGTAATAAAGATGGAACAAAAGGTCATGATTATTTACACTTAAATGAAAAGTGCAATTATTCATATaggaaaaatatgaaaatgtcTAATATACAATTTTCGGATAATTcagaattatttattaaaaaacaaagaaaaaagaaatataaatatattccaaGTAATGGAACAACAcaatcaaataatatatataaaaaggaacACCTATTTAATTTCTCAAATTTTGttgaaattaaagaaaagggattttttaaatatattattagctACTTTAGGAAAAATAATAGGAAATATTtgaatgatgataattatttagATTTCGAAAGCTGCGACGAAGAAATGTCGAAAGACAACtttcaaatattttacaacttcacaaatgatataaataaaattagagAATATTTTCGTGGGAAGTTTACTAATGATAAGGAGGTAAAAGAAAATTGTTCTATCAATTATGAAGAAATTAGAAAATATTGTTATGATCATAATATCAATAAAGATAACATGATAAGAACAAAAATAGAGATATGA
- a CDS encoding protein GCN20, with protein MMEELFKILFELVKIGDEEIQNYLKERIIDEKYEIEKNGVDYFYDLVCSYADDKIKRSKIANIFNKHFKNDNIQNGSNPNNIPNQHVLSIQNNKNLEKLEEVFNFKEYWKDKDMSNYSDPFLGVYEKQINYNTSVPISESLKISKEKEKQKQKQLNLFKEWVKNKPKIPQPVRVHNLLHCSDVGKNKTKIDKLYDIRIDNFNISIGQRSLLSDTTLKINVMNKYGLIGKNGIGKSTLLAKLARYEIEEIKKDISIACIEQELCLENVTVLESVLMVDKLRHDLLLELEQLEARKIKLDPNEEILSNETEEKNTQKNDTKNNKHNKNNKNVENMEPIETVESIEQKILDIYEKLNSISYLEAEKEASKILCGLGFDSNLQKKKVNSLSGGMKMRLCLSRILFSNNDIILLDEPTNHLDIYTIQFLIDYIKKLNKTCIIVSHDRDFLNEVCTDIIHFHNHQLTYYSGNYDQFEKTRIEHLLQQQREHDSLELKKKHVQKFIDRFRYNSKRAALVQSRIKLLNKLPVVNLEKEDTPFSFSFLEPFYMSNVLIKLKNVSFRNKMFTNLRVRKNKNILIGDHENETNEETYEDENELDNNGQPVSKTYEDKYKFKHEYLFKNASFEVDMDSRIAICGVNGSGKTTLIKIILNLITVYEGELHVSNKANIGYYSQYHVDCLNPIYNSIQQLQYTYSNKNIKEEEAIKYFNKFNIPTNILYEPIYVLSGGQKSKLALAILAYKNPNVLILDEPSNHLDIESVQALIVALNMYKGGLIIISHDTYLIKHVADEIYHINNITKELVKIDYEFDKYTQLLLNNKI; from the coding sequence atgatggaagaactttttaaaattttgtttGAACTGGTAAAAATAGGTGATGAAGAAattcaaaattatttaaaagaaagaatAATTGATGAGAAATatgaaatagaaaaaaatggtgtagattatttttatgatttgGTTTGTTCTTATGctgatgataaaataaagagAAGTAAAATtgcaaatatttttaataaacattttaaaaatgataatatacaaaatggaAGTAATCCAAATAATATCCCTAATCAACATGTTTTAAGTAtacaaaataacaaaaatctTGAGAAACTAGAAGAAGTCtttaattttaaagaatatTGGAAAGATAAAGATATGTCAAATTATAGTGATCCCTTTTTAGGTGTAtatgaaaaacaaataaattataatactaGTGTCCCAATAAGTGAAAGCTTAAAAATAtcgaaagaaaaagaaaaacaaaaacagaAACAACTAAACTTATTTAAAGAATGGGTTAAAAATAAACCTAAAATCCCACAACCAGTAAGGGtacataatttattacaCTGTAGTGATGtaggtaaaaataaaacaaaaattgaTAAATTGTATGATATAAGAATTGATAATTTCAATATAAGTATCGGACAAAGAAGCTTATTAAGTGATACTaccttaaaaataaatgttatgaataaatatggaCTTATAGGGAAAAATGGTATCGGAAAAAGTACCCTGCTAGCCAAATTAGCAAGATACGAAattgaagaaataaaaaaagatattagCATAGCGTGCATTGAACAGGAATTATGTCTTGAAAATGTGACCGTTTTAGAATCTGTATTAATGGTTGATAAATTAAGACATGATCTGTTGTTAGAACTTGAACAACTGGAAGCacgaaaaattaaattagaCCCAAACGAAGAAATATTAAGCAATGAAacggaagaaaaaaatacacaaaaaaatgatacaaaaaataataaacataataaaaataataaaaatgttgaaAATATGGAACCTATCGAAACTGTTGAAAGTAtagaacaaaaaatattagatatatatgaaaaattaaatagcATTTCCTATTTAGAAGCTGAAAAAGAAGCAAGCAAAATTTTATGTGGATTAGGTTTTGATTcaaatttacaaaaaaaaaaagtaaactCCTTAAGTGGGGGTATGAAAATGAGATTATGCTTAAGCCGTATCTTATTTAGTAATAAtgatatcatattattagaCGAACCAACGAACCATTTAGATATTTACACTATACAATTCTTAattgattatataaaaaaattaaataaaacttGTATTATTGTTTCACATGATAGAGATTTTCTAAACGAAGTGTGTACagatattattcatttcCATAATCATCAATTAACCTATTATTCAGGAAATTATGATCAATTTGAAAAAACCAGAATTGAACACTTATTACAACAACAAAGGGAACATGATTCTCtcgaattaaaaaaaaaacatgttCAAAAATTTATAGATAGATTTAGATATAATTCAAAAAGAGCAGCCTTAGTTCAAAGTAGAATCAAACTCTTAAATAAATTACCCGTTGTCAATTTAGAGAAAGAAGATACTCCATTCAGCTTTTCCTTTTTAGAACCTTTTTATATGTCGAATGTACTtatcaaattaaaaaatgtttcCTTTAGAAATAAAATGTTTACAAATCTTCGtgtaagaaaaaacaaaaatattttaataggAGACCATGAAAATGAAACGAATGAAGAAACGTACGAAGATGAAAATGAACTAGATAATAATGGACAGCCTGTTTCAAAAACATACGAAGATAAATACAAATTTAAACATGAATACCTATTCAAAAATGCTTCTTTTGAAGTAGATATGGACTCTCGAATAGCAATTTGTGGTGTTAATGGTAGTGGAAAAACAacattaattaaaattattttaaatttaataacaGTTTATGAAGGAGAATTACATGTTAGTAATAAAGCAAATATAGGATATTATTCACAATATCATGTTGATTGTTTGAACCCTATTTATAATTCAATTCAACAATTACAATATACCTATtccaataaaaatataaaagaagaagaagctataaaatattttaataaatttaatataccaacaaatattttatacgAACCTATTTATGTTTTGTCGGGAGGTCAAAAAAGTAAACTAGCACTAGCTATTTTAGCTTACAAAAATCCAAATGTTCTAATTTTAGACGAACCGTCAAATCACCTTGATATTGAATCAGTGCAAGCATTAATTGTAGCTTTGAATATGTACAAAGGAGGACTTATTATTATCAGTCACGATACctatttaataaaacatgTAGCAGATGAAATTTAtcacataaataatataactaaAGAACTTGTCAAAATAGATTATGAATTTGATAAATATACACAGTTATTACttaacaataaaatataa